The Actinomyces wuliandei genome contains the following window.
CACCGTGCGCAAGGCCCTGGCCCTGCTAAGCTCACGCGGCTACGTGCAGGCCGTCCAGGGCAGCGGCAGCCAGGTCATCTACCAGCGCAGGCCGACCTCCACCTTCCTCCTGGGCGGCATCGAGTCACTGCCTGAGGCTGCCGCGCGCAACGAGGTGGAGCTGCGCACGGTCATGCTCAGCCTGGAGGCCACCACCGTGGACCACCTCCTGTCCGAGCGCTCCGGGCTGGAGGCGGGCACCCCGGTCCTGCGGGTCCACCGCCTGCGCCTGCTGGACGGGCGCCCGCTCATCCTGGACACCTCCTGGCTGCTGAGCTCGGTGGTACCGGTGCTGACCCGTGCGGTCGTGGAGACCTCGATCTACTCCTACCTGGAGGACGTCCTGGGCGTGCGGGTCGTCAGCGCCTCACGGACAGTCACTGTGGAGAGGGCCACGCAGGAGGACCGCGCCCGCCTGGACCTGGAGGACATGGGGTGCGTGGCCGTGGTCTCCAGCGCCACCTTTGACTCCTCCGGGCTCATGTTCGAGTACTCCTGCTCACGCCACGCCCCGGCGGGCTTCGAGTTCCACGGCAGCGCGCTGCGCCTGCCCTGAGACGGGTGGTCCGGGGACCGGGACGGCCCAGGGCAGGCGCAGGCGCGTGTGGTGACAGGGAGGGGCTAGGACGAGGAGGCCACGGGCTCGCGCCTGCCCAGCCGGACCTTCTTGACCTCACGGCCCTTGTCGGCGT
Protein-coding sequences here:
- a CDS encoding UTRA domain-containing protein, coding for MAQAKYDQIVQVLRSQIEEGRYAFRDRLPSEHTLAAEFGCSRNTVRKALALLSSRGYVQAVQGSGSQVIYQRRPTSTFLLGGIESLPEAAARNEVELRTVMLSLEATTVDHLLSERSGLEAGTPVLRVHRLRLLDGRPLILDTSWLLSSVVPVLTRAVVETSIYSYLEDVLGVRVVSASRTVTVERATQEDRARLDLEDMGCVAVVSSATFDSSGLMFEYSCSRHAPAGFEFHGSALRLP